From one Artemia franciscana unplaced genomic scaffold, ASM3288406v1 Scaffold_1467, whole genome shotgun sequence genomic stretch:
- the LOC136042552 gene encoding transitional endoplasmic reticulum ATPase-like yields the protein MGDKKGDDLATAILDSKKVRPNRLIVEDAVNDDNSVIGLSQAKMDELNLFKGDTVLVKGKKRKETICIVLSDGEVPNEKIRMNRVIRNNLRVRLGDVISVQACPEVKYGKRIHVLPIDDTVEGLTGSLFDFTLSHISWKPTDQL from the exons AGATGATCTGGCCACAGCCATTCTGGATTCTAAGAAAGTCCGTCCAAATCGACTTATTGTTGAAGATGCCGTCAATGATGACAATTCTGTGATAGGCTTGTCTCAG GCCAAAATGGACGAGCTAAATCTGTTCAAAGGGGACACAGTTCTAGtcaaaggaaagaaaagaaaggagacAATTTGTATTGTGCTTTCGGATGGAGAAGTGCCAAATGAGAAGATCCGCATGAATCGAGTCATCAGAAATAATCTTCGGGTTCGACTTGGAGATGTGATATCAGTTCAGGCATGCCCCGAGGTCAAATATGGCAAAAGAATTCATGTTCTTCCCATAGATGATACTGTTGAAGGACTTACAGG ctcgcTTTTTGATTTCACCTTAAGCCATATTTCTTGGAAGCCTACAGACCAGTTATGA